A region from the Drosophila bipectinata strain 14024-0381.07 chromosome 3R, DbipHiC1v2, whole genome shotgun sequence genome encodes:
- the fig gene encoding protein phosphatase PTC7 homolog fig translates to MKPTMFCIWPGFISRYARQVSNPLENLNHYFHKNYKRSFGLSDSPAGNSDQTFQSPQTAQEPYLVTVVQGRSKKPSSLRERANRRFGEDSWFVSSTPRAEVLGVADGVGGWRDMGVDAGRFAKELMGCCCGHAEQVDFDARNPRALLVSSYQDLKDREDPVVGSSTACVVAMHRKDLTLYTANLGDSGFLVLRNGRVLHRSQEQTHDFNTPFQLTVAPSHKRDSFHCDRPEMAAVSRHSLAPGDLVLLATDGLFDNMPESMLLEMLRKFHGVRDERELQEGATQVVERARELSMNASFQSPFALKARANNIFYSGGGKPDDITLILASVEVPKVQR, encoded by the exons ATGAAACCAACCATGTTTTGCATTTGGCCAGGTTTTATTTCTCGCTATGCCCGCCAAGTCAGCAATCCGTTGGAGAACTTGAACCATTACTTCCACAAGAACTATAAGCGTTCCTTCGGATTGTCGGATAGTCCCGCGGGAAACTCGGATCAGACGTTCCAGTCCCCCCAAACAGCCCAGGAGCCGTACCTCGTCACCGTAGTGCAGGGCAGATCGAAGAAGCCCAGTTCCCTGCGGGAAAGAGCGAACCGAAGATTCGGGGAGGACAGCTGGTTTGTGAGCTCCACGCCCCGGGCAGAGGTGCTGGGCGTGGCCGATGGCGTGGGCGGGTGGCGGGACATGGGCGTCGACGCGGGACGCTTCGCCAAGGAGCTGATGGGCTGCTGCTGTGGGCACGCCGAGCAGGTGGACTTTGACGCGCGCAATCCACGAGCTCTACTAGTCTCTAGCTACCAGGATTTGAAGGACCGCGAAGATCCTGTGGTTGGCAGTAGCACCGCCTGCGTGGTGGCTATGCACCGAAAGGACCTGACCTTGTACACGGCCAACTTGGGCGATAGTGGCTTCTTGGTGCTTAGAAACGGGCGGGTATTGCATCGCTCCCAGGAGCAGACGCATGATTTCAATACACCCTTTCAG TTAACTGTGGCTCCGAGTCACAAGCGGGACTCTTTCCACTGCGATCGACCGGAAATGGCAGCCGTCTCGCGACACTCCCTGGCTCCGGGCGACCTGGTGCTCCTGGCCACCGACGGGCTCTTCGACAACATGCCAGAGAGTATGCTTCTGGAGATGCTTAGAAAGTTTCATGGTGTGCGGGACGAGCGGGAGCTGCAGGAAGGCGCCACCCAGGTGGTGGAGAGGGCTCGGGAACTGTCCATGAACGCCAGTTTCCAATCCCCGTTCGCCCTCAAGGCGAGGGCCAATAATATATTCTATTCTGGTGGCGGCAAGCCAGATGATATTACCCTGATATTGGCCAGTGTTGAGGTGCCGAAAGTTCAACGTTAA